In Brassica oleracea var. oleracea cultivar TO1000 unplaced genomic scaffold, BOL UnpScaffold00977, whole genome shotgun sequence, the sequence cacactccaacacctaataaggacaatgaatgcaatatggactctaaagatgcctaattcttaatctatatgatcaaaatatacACGAATTAATggctaaaatcatgtaattatacaagatatcaactccTCCAAACTTGTTATTTACTTGTCCTCAACTGAACTTTCAAGAATTCATAGGGATGAGAGGTTtaaaggtgggagctcatagccaaacaCTTCTtgttatactctagcttctctaggcctatcaatACTCTTATGCCTTTACACAGGTCGCAATGCTCATCAAGCAACAAATACCTTCACCCAACTCTCACATTTATTCACAcgcacacacacaaggtgaattcttacaaatgggcacatgatctcaatcatttggcttggtGAGTGAAATTGGTCTAATGTGAAGCAAAGGGTTTTCATAGCTTAGGTTACTTAGGTTAGAAGTTATCTTGACCTATGTCTAATACTGAAAGTAAAGACACAAACGATTTAACGAGTTCTCGGCATCTAGCACGGTACGTCTCTAGCAACACCAAATCAGTGTGCTAGATAATTTGGTTACAATAAGATCACCTCAACTTAGCTAGGGAATACAACAACCTTATAATGAGACAATAGTCTTAAGCCTAAGCTACTTCTCCTTGTTGAAGTCTCCTTTCTAATCCTTCCCACCTTCAAGTGTGATGGTGAGGACCTGAGAGAGAGGCTCTTGAAGCTTGGTTGGATCAATGTTGTTTCTTGTACTTGCGTTAACCTTAATCATCCATACTaacattgatatatatatgtttcgTACGTGATCAGGTGTTGCGGCTGAAGTGGACCTGTGAGTTTTCTTGGCCCATTAGGAGTGCTGCTGCTGGCCCATCTGGATGTGGCGAAGTCCAAACCTTCACAAATCTCCACCGGTTTGTCCACAAGTGATGGTTCCACAATACTCAACATCCAGTGGTGACTGAATTGGGTAAGAGGCAGCTTTGTTCACATtgaggagtgtgaccttcttgttggtaAAATCGATGCAAGCACCCACAGTAGTAAGGAATGGTGTGCCCAGGATCAATGGAACTCTCTTTTCAGTTTCCATCTTCAAGACAGTGAGGTCTATAGGGATGGTGCAAGAtccaatcttcaaagggaagtccttgatgagaccaataGGGGTAGTAGAAGAAGAATCCCCAAACGTGAGAGAGGAAGTATCTGGCTCCATGTGTTCAATCTCAagactcttcaccatctccattgagatcacattcacacttgcaccagaatcaacaagagcatcatcaaagATGAGCTTACAAAGggagcaagacaaggtgaaCTTCCCTTGGGATTCTAGTTTAGGGAGAGACTTTGGTGTGACTGGTGGATCAAGTTTCAAAGTTGAGATGTTGAGAAGCTCTGCTACTTCTGCTTGGTGGTCTACAATgtccttgatgagcatcatttggACATGAGCCTCACGCATACCCGAAATCGCTGGAAGCTTAATTCCAATATCACTTAGGTCTTTTCTGAACTNNNNNNNNNNNNNNNNNNNNNNNNNNNNNNNNNNNNNNNNNNNNNNNNNNNNNNNNNNNNNNNNNNNNNNNNNNNNNNNNNNNNNNNNNNNNNNNNNNNNNNNNNNNNNNNNNNNNNNNNNNNNNNNNNNNNNNNNNNNNNNNNNNNNNNNNNNNNNNNNNNNNNNNNNNNNNNNNNNNNNNNNNNNNNNNNNNNNNNNNNNNNNNNNNNNNNNNNNNNNNNNNNNNNNNNNNNNNNNNNNNNNNNNNNNNNNNNNNNNNNNNNNNNNNNNNNNNNNNNNNNNNNNNNNNNNNNNNNNNNNNNNNNNNNNNNNNNNNNNNNNNNNNNNNNNNNNNNNNNNNNNNNNNNNNNNNNNNNNNNNNNNNNNNNNNNNNNNNNNNNNNNNNNNNNNNNNNNNNNNNNNNNNNNNNNNNNNNNNNNNNNNNNNNNNNNNNNNNNNNNNNNNNNNNNNNNNNNNNNNNNNNNNNNNNNNNNNNNNNNNNNNNNNNNNNNNNNNNNNNNNNNNNNNNNNTctcaagaagaacccattgctagctgtatcTAATCTGGCTCTGTACCTAGGAAGAGCACCCCtgtagaatgtgctcagcaagatttccttagagaaaccatggtgtgggcattgagcttgttagcccttgaatctctcccaggcttcactgaatccttccaagttcttctgttgaaagcgggaaatctcatttctcagcttagcagttcttgaagtagagaagaacttctccaaaaatgctttcttgcagtcatcccaggtggtgatagagtcgctgggtagagacttctcccactgacgtgtcttatcccccaaagagaaagggaataacttGAGCTTTAAGGCGTCCTCtgacacaccattggtttttgacaacccacagtagctgtcgaacctgtccaagtgatcaaatgggtcctctaaagccaagccatgatacttgttgtactcgatcacgttgaggagtcctgatttgatctcaaagttgttactaaatctcaatgttgaAATCaactcagaatttggcaacggcgccaatttgatgttaggagtttcaAGCCtcctaaaacaaatgttgtagtataagtgaatgtcgaaccaattctaagggatttcaaagcaccgagaatgcaagtacgtacttaatctaaatgcaaccgataatttggattgttttaaactactactaataatagaatgcaataacagaacaataaaacaataaaagaagtgactttctttggttatgataaaagagaactcatgggtataggaattagaccttgggtaatcaagtttcgaactaaggatggcgaatgatcaatcaaaatatcaaccttaagcttagacacaatcttaaacaaactctatgtctagatgaaagttaatttactaacatatttcaaacatcaaatgtctttggttgaataatatgaaagcaatcattactaacaagtctattggctatcttaacacctttaacaacaaatgtctttggtaaagtatgttaaaagcttaggagagttgtctcaggcattttatcaaacaccttgtgggtgagaaatgcctaaagatcaacttttgagaNNNNNNCATGAATTCAAGAgtggattactcactactcttcatgattcctcttaaacccatattggatttcagattaatcatgtagagaaatacagataatagattagaaatcaacaggataacatatgatcaaatgaatcaaagagatgaactttttcaagaggtttttggtggttttctcaAAGATAAAAGATCCTCTGCCTCCTtggcttacaaaaggtacttaaacttAGGTGTAGAAAGTGTAAAAAGTCAAGACAAATGAACAAAAGGTCCCTGAAAAATCATAAGTTTCGACTAAGTAAATGACGCACAGAGTGACTTCGTGGTGTAGCTTTGGGAGGTAGCTCTGGGTTGGGAGCTACCTCAGgtggtcgctctgagaggtcgctccaggcctATTTTTTTACCTCCAAAGTGATGAAAAGGAGAGTGACTTCGTGGTGtagctccgagaggtcgctctgggTTGGGAGCTACCTTATGGTGTCGCTCTGGAAGGTCACTCTGCGATGCTCGACCAGGATGGATATGTCTCTagtaaattgatcataactccttcattacatctccaaatgacttgaaaccacttccactagaaagctaactcaattttctgtgtttccacaaaatcttagcaacagCAGATTTTTTAAGGCctccatccatgctcatctttcatccctttttggatcacaatgctccaaaacatctcaaatcactccatggcacactccaacacctaataaggacaatgaatgcaatatggactctaaagatgcctaattcttaatctatatgatcaaaatatacACTAATTAATggctaaaatcatgtaattatacaaGATATCACGCAGCTGCCGATCGTCGTCTATGGCGCCACGGGGATGAGGAGTACAAATCGAATTTCTCTAGCAAAGCAACATGGGAGCAACTACGGGTCCACAACCCAAAACTCTCTTGGTGCAAAGCTGTTTGGTTTAAACAGAGCATTTATTCCTCGGTTTGCTTTCATCACATGGTTAGCTTTTCCGGACAGACTGTCTACGGGAGCGAGGAGTCGAGCTTGGGGTTGTGTGCAACCGTGCCTCCTCTGTGGGGAACCGGACGAGACTCGCGACCACCTGTTCTTCGCTTACCCTTACTCCTTTACGGTGTGGATCGATCTAGTAGGATTCCTATTGGGCTCTCTTGTGAACCCCGACTGGGCTATCACCGTCGCATCGATCATGTCCCCTCGCAGGAGGGAGATTGATACATGTCTCCTGAAGCTTGCTCTCCAAGCTAGTATCCATAGTCTTTGGCGTGAGAGGAACAGCAGGCACCACCAGGGAAATCCCCATAGCGCAGCCCAAATGGTCCGATATATTGACAAGACCATTAGGAACAGGATCTCCTCCCTATGAAAGCGGAAGTCAAGCTTCTATAGTGACATGATGCAGAGATGGCTAGCTCGGACTTCTTCTCAGCAATCGtaacttaatatttttcttacaaaagTTGTGTTTCTTTCTCTGAAAGCATAAACCTCAGTGGcatgtaatttttctttttgttgataatcaatttaaaatttcaacaaaaaaaataaataaagataaacagatttactaaatttatttaagaaaaatatttaacattatagaatattattatcttttttgccactagttaattatgttattataaattatgagaaatatgtAATACATGATATTACAGCCAACAATTCTACCTACTTTATGAGGATTCATATATGACTGCATCACCCTGAGCCACGtaagaaatacataatatatcttttttaaagGAAAACTATTTAAGTATTGATGAATTAGTTGGTTTAttctccctccgtttcatattatttatcggtttagagttaaattttgttcattttaaatgtcgtttatgttttcaatgcaaaatttaataacaatattctctacttatttttatattggttgagatatggttagatgtatagataatgatgtttttattttggaaatatgtaaaattaaatgttttcttaatctgtgtgcataaaTCTAAAacggaaaataaaatgaaacagaggaaataataattaaaatgagtcaAAACAATTGACTCCCTTTACATATCTACAAATGGGGTTTGTCTGTAATTATTTTGGTGTTAGTagttttctcttaattttaaaattgtaacttcatataaaaattttacCAGAACTAAATAAATGctcatatttatatatcatgttataacCCCTGATCGAAAACGTGCTCTCAGCGGCCATATACTTGCCGGAAAAACGAGCCGGAGGAAAACAGTGGCGTTATACTCCAATTTGGTTAGTTCATCTGAAAAGAATTAAAGttcattattttgtaaatttttagttCAAAATCACATAATAAGTTATAGATCTGGTCTATTTGTGTTACAGTCTAcaaaattaacaagaaaaagccatgaaatcagaagaaaaaaaggtgAAAACAGCAAACCTAGCATtgaaaaaacattgaaaaaaaagACATCAAGTCCCTCAAACCTTGGTCGTGTCACACTTTTAGAAAGGGACAAACCACCAGACTGTGAAtcaacaaattgtttttttttttttttctttaaactgctattctattactcaagcttgaggtggtctgggaaaCCAGACCGGAACAGAACAACCAATGTAATACAAttccctatggaaggatctcgCTATCTTAGCTAATGAATCAGACGATACATTTTCCTGACGAGGTACAAAAACAATCGAGAACTCCGTGAATCTTGCTTTCAACTTCATAAACTCCTCCAGCTCAGTAGAGAAGTTCGGCCATGCTCCCGGGTCTTTGGTCATCGCGATTAATTCCTTGCAGTCAGTCCCAAAAGATTGACATGTCGATACCTGTAGcatacactccattgcccacAATAATAAAGCTTCCAATTCAGAATGCAGTGGTGAGATTCGACGTCGTTGATTTCTTGCTCCCAATAGTTGCAACGCTCCACTTGAAGTTACTCATGTCCACCCATAACCAATAAAGAGTGCATCATGTGTCCATGACCCATCTATCATGCATCGCTCGGAGGTTGGAGTCCCTACTGTAATTTGTTCTTCTATGATTTTGTCTAGTCTTTGATTTGCGTCAAACCAAGCTTGGCATTCAGATTCAGCGTGTCTGACAGTTTCCAAAGGGTCCCTGTCAATTCCTTTAAAGAGTTTGTCGTTCCTCGCTTTCCAAATAAACCATATGATCCATGGATATGGGTCCCTGTCCAATTCTGGTTCTACaatatcattcttcctccagaacAGGTAATCTATATTCGTGAACTGACTTCCGCTTGGAAATATAGTCGCTCATGAGCCCAAGTCTGAACTGCAGGAGGACACTCAAAGATAACGTGATTTACAGTTTCATCATCTGCACCACAACGAGGGCAGTAGTTGTCGCATCGCATATGACGATTGGTCAGATTACTCATTACTGCTAGTTGGTCCGATATCACCTGCCAAATGAGGTGTTTCATTTCTGGAGGAGCTTTTATCTTGCAAACATAGGTCTGGAACTTTGTAATACTAGGCTCATGCGTCTCCAATGACTGATCCTTTAGCAATCAACAAATTGTTTTGCtgacatatattaatacataactattataattatttaaatgccCTAACACTAATCCCAATTAATCTCcattttttttaggaaaattaccaaatatagtattttcaaagtaccacttttcatatttacattaatcttttttacaatcatttttaatgaagggtaaaaaacatttataaccttttgattaactttgacaaaaaaaaaatctatggtTAACTactctaaacttaaaacatcaactctaaaccctaaatcatcaactctaacccgaaaccatgaaacataaactctaaaccctaaaccccgaaatatcaactctaaaccctaaatcatcaactctaacccgaaaccatgaaacataaactctaaaccctaaaccccgaaatatcaactctaaaccctaaatcttcaaatctaaaccgtaaaacatcaactctaaactctaaacccaaaaccccaaaacatcaactctaaaccctaaaccttcatatctaaacactaaaacatcaactttaaaccctaaaccccgaaacatcaactctaaaccctaaaccctaaaccttcaaatctaaaccctaaaacatcaactctaaaccctaaacataaaccctaaaccctatattttccGAAATTcgaacctaaaaccctaaactctagggttttagggtttagggtttagactttagggtttagagttgaaggtttagggtttagagttgatgttttagggtttagggttaattttttagtgtttagggtttagagtttactctttagggtttagggtttagaattgatgttttagggtttagggttatttttttagggtttacggtttagggtttaaaattgatgttttagggtttagagttgaaggtttagcatttagggtttagagttgaagatttagggtttaaagtttactttatagggtttaaagtttactttatagggtttagggtttagagttgaggttttagggtttagggtttgtatttcaaaaacatataaggtttaggattgatggttcagggtttagagttgaattttagggtttagggttcgaatttggaaatagtataatttgaaaaaaattattatttttttttaattttttaatttatttatttaaataatgatttattatatgtGGAGAACAATTGTATAATAGACTTTTACCATTTAAcgaaaaagatatttttgaaaatgttagtgatggtaaaaatgaaaagtaacgTTATGAAAGTGGTAGATATGaaattttcctaattttttattaatcactaaacccCCCCCCCCAAGCGTACGGTTAACGCCTAACAAGTTTCTTAACAAGGGTTACAACGCCTAACAAGTTTCTTAACTGTATGTCAAGTCTTATATAATAACTAGTGTAGTTTAGTTTCattgataaaattttacatctaaaaccaatttaatttaaaaatttgttaacatcatagtttattttctttttaaataattgaaatcacccttttatatgttttaaaatttgaaaattagtgGAAACACCGTAGCctactggttaaggtttaaagacttctacacccaggtctggggttcgaatcccagactatgcaatttattgcagattacaggaaatctaggtttcaagtcccggagagagcgatttattaaacaattatgtagACTACGAAAGAAAGGCTTACAATgcatcttcaacatggtgcaagtaaatcttgttaggcgtggatcttcataggacggctcaggtgatgcacttaggcgtaggtcttcataaggcaggtagtattgtcggttatcgaatcgtctatgtaatctttctcatatcataattgtaagatcataataaatcagcgctaaaaaaattgaaaattacctttttattacttttttcgGAAACTGCATTTAGAgtaaaacaactataaattaataatgttgggactttgaaattttattaatttatagagatattaatttacaaaagtttccttatttagattttttattttaagatatatttattcggaggtaagaaaaatatttgatttcagtgtatagacattaattgttatttttttaaattgaaatttatattaaaaattttatattgtttggtgtatataatatgtattgcataaaaattaaatgtggtctttgatatattattatgaaatcTCATCaatttgtgaatataaaacaaacaatataatgataggttcttacttatataaaatatgtattcatataaattattaatttataattttaatggggccatatatttatataaatttttctaaaatattattatcttattattttatcgatttgtgtcaaattttgaatcgGTTCACATTTGGACCggaaaattttattgatttataaagattattaatttatcgagtattaatttattgagattctcctgtatttttatttttttctaaaaggttctcatttttttctgtttttatataGGTTTACATTagtaaaacaattaaaaaaaattaaaagctaaAATATCCCAAGTGGGTCCAGTTTGAAACAGTAACCggtaaacaaaaaatgtaaaagcaGAAACCAAAAACCAATACGCTTCACCAGAGCGAAGACCGCTGGAGCTGTCAGCCACGGAGAGCTGTACCCACTGTTGTGACAAAAAGGCGCAATCCTCAGGTCGattaattttcaatcaaattttaTGGCTCCACTTATGTGTACAGACATTAGTTTGTGTCGTATGATTTATATGTAGAATACATTAGTTTGCAAGTGTTAAGAAtctttgtatacatatatagagTTTGactagttaaatatttttctccaCATTTTAGTGAAATCTTTAATTTTTGGAGTTTTAATTATAGACGGTCGTCTTACTTgttgtagtttttttataaacataccAATTAAAACTTTCATTACGAgaccattttaaaaatattgtctTAGGCGttgtaaaaaatgtttttgccATGGGCTCCAAAAAGGGTTCGCACGGCACTGCAGCCACGTCGAGAGAAAACTTCTGTAGAGATTATTAGCTTAGGTTACTTAGGTTAGAAGTTATCTTGACCTATGTCTAATACTGAAAGTAAAGACACAAACGATTTAACGAGTTCTCGGCATCTAGCACGGTACGTCTCTAGCAACACCAAATCAGTGTGCTAGATAATTTGGTTACAATAAGATCACCTCAACTTAGCTAGGGAATACAACAACCTTATAATGAGACAATAGTCTTAAGCCTAAGCTACTTCTCCTTGTTGAAGTCTCCTTTCTCTTGCTACTGTGACTTGCTGATTGATCTCTATCGCTGTAACCTGATGTTGTTTCTTGTACTTGCGTTAACCTTAATCATCCATACTaacattgatatatatatgtttcgTACGTGATCAGGTGTTGCGGCTGAAGTGGACCTGTGAGTTTTCTTGGCCCATTAGGAGTGCTGCTGCTGGCCCATCTGGATGTGGCGAAGTCCAAACCTT encodes:
- the LOC106320607 gene encoding uncharacterized protein LOC106320607; its protein translation is MRSTNRISLAKQHGSNYGSTTQNSLGAKLFGLNRAFIPRFAFITWLAFPDRLSTGARSRAWGCVQPCLLCGEPDETRDHLFFAYPYSFTVWIDLVGFLLGSLVNPDWAITVASIMSPRRREIDTCLLKLALQASIHSLWRERNSRHHQGNPHSAAQMVRYIDKTIRNRISSL